One window of the Clupea harengus chromosome 20, Ch_v2.0.2, whole genome shotgun sequence genome contains the following:
- the LOC116217963 gene encoding transcription factor HES-5-like, with the protein MKSISVHGTSRAKAYRKLLKPEVERFRRERMNSSLESLRAMLLHWPQHQGLASKRVEKAEILEQAVTFLKGYGDKRGGGEEQTFQDGYTTCLQKAADFLRNSGQNGDQSGDEAQRRTFAVQLTHLDRCTATPVPTLSLTRCGAPPKLIQYQQPGLLALQGQRHSSKAKLSPRAHSAKIMSPPLINSQALWRPWP; encoded by the exons ATGAAATCGATTTCAGTACACGGCACTAGCCGCGCCAAAGCATATAGAAAG CTCCTGAAACCAGAGGTGGAAAGgtttagaagagagagaatgaacagcAGTCTTGAAAGCCTGAGGGCGATGCTGCTGCACTGGCCACAACATCAG GGTTTGGCCAGTAAAAGAGTGGAGAAGGCTGAAATCCTGGAGCAGGCAGTCACATTCTTGAAGGGCTATGGTGACAagcgagggggaggggaggagcagaCCTTCCAGGATGGTTACACTACCTGTCTGCAGAAGGCTGCTGACTTCCTGAGAAACAGCGGCCAGAACGGAGACCAGAGTGGAGATGAGGCGCAGAGGAGGACATTTGCAGTCCAGCTCACTCACCTGGACAGGTGCACTGCCACACCAGTCCCCACGCTCAGCTTGACCAGGTGTGGGGCACCACCTAAGCTGATCCAGTATCAGCAGCCAGGGTTGTTGGCTCTCCAAGGACAAAGACACTCCAGCAAGGCCAAGTTGTCTCCCAGAGCTCACTCAGCCAAGATTATGTCTCCACCTCTCATTAACAGTCAGGCCTTATGGAGACCATGGCCCTGA